The sequence below is a genomic window from Ciceribacter thiooxidans.
GAATTCCGAGGCGACGATAATCCAGTCGGCGGAAACCGAACCGCCTTTCGTGCGAACGATCCAGCGGTCGCCGGTGCGCTCCGTCGAGACTGCGGCGCTGCCGGTATGAATGGTGGCGCCTGCCGCGATCGCTGCCTTGGCCAGGCCGCGGACATAGGCGAGTGGCTGCAGCGTTCCTGCGCGCATGTCGAGCAGGGAGCCTGCATAAGCGGTTGTGCCGGTGCGCCTCGCCGTTTCCTCCGCCGAAAGGATGCGAACGTCGGCGCCCCGTTCCGCCCACTGCCGGCATCGCTCCTTGATTTCGTCGAGCCCGGATTTGCCGACCGCGCAATGCAGCGTTCCGTTCTTCTCGATTTCGCAATCGATGCCGTGCTTCTCGACCAGTTCACGCACCAGCAGCGGTGCATTCCCAAGAAGGTCGAGCAAGCGCTCGCCGTAGATTGGTCCGAGCACACCCGGGATCTCCGAAGGCATGACCCACATGCCGCCGTTGATCAGGCCGACATTGCGTCCGGCGCCGCCGAAGCCGATTTCCGTCGCTTCGAGAAGAACGACTTTCACGCCCTTCTCGGCGAGATGCAGCGCCGCCGAGATACCGGTATAGCCGCCGCCGACGATGGCGACATCCGCCGTAAGGTCGCCGGCAAGAGGAGATGTTCGTGGAGCCGCGGGAGCGGTCTTTTCCCACAAACCGTGGGAACGTGGATCATTCAACATGAGTGTCGTCCGTGTGAGGCCTGCCGGAAGCTTCGCTCCGGCGCGGCGGGTAAATCCTTCGGCTCGACATCGGGATGCCGCAAGGTCGATATCGGTCCGGGTCCGCTGCCGGTCCAAAGCGGCCATTCATTCCGTGCGCGCTGTCTTGCGGAAATTAGAAGAGGATTTTATCCAGCAGTACCGATAAATTCTCAAGAGTTCATTCCCAAGGGGTATAACATGCTGCCCGCCCGGCGCTTCCTGCCTTCGCTCTCTCTGCTGGCTGCCTTCGAGGCGGCGGCGCGGACGGGAAGCATCACCGCAGCCGCCAAGGAGCTCGATCTCACCCAGAGTGCCGTGAGCCGTCAGATCAAGGCACTGGAGAACCAGATCGGGGTCGATCTCTTCGTACGCGAGCGGCAGACCATCCGTCTCACCGTCGCCGGCGAAAGCTACGCTCACGAGATCCGCGAGGCGTTGCGCCGCATTTCCAGCGCCTCGCTGAACCTCAGGGCCAATCCGCGCGGCGGCACGCTGAACCTCGCCATCCTCCCGACCTTCGGCGCGCGCTGGCTGGCGCCCCGGCTCGGACGTTTTCTCGATGCCAATCCGGGGATCACCATCAATCTCGTCACCCGGCTGTCGCCCTTCGATTTCCGTCTCGACGCAATCGATGCCGCCATCCACTTCGGCCAGTCGGTCTGGCCGGGCGCGGAACTGACGCTGCTGATGAAGGAGACGACAATCCCTGCCTGCAGCCCGGCCTTCAAGGCTGCCCACAAGATCGAACAGCCGGCCGACCTTCTCGACGTATCGCTGCTGCATCTCACCACCCGGCCGGATGCCTGGGAAAAGTGGTTTGCCCGCTCCGGCGTGCATGCGGAAAGCGTCCACGGCATGCTCTTCGACCAGTTCGCCACCGCTTCGCAGGCAGCGATGGGCGGGCTCGGCGTCGCGCTCCTGCCGGTCTTCCTCATCCGCGAGGAACTGCGGCGCGGAGAGCTGGTGCCGGCGATCGACAAGGAAGTCGAGAGCAGCGAGCGCTATTATCTCGCCTACAGCCGCGAGCGGGCGAACTATCCGCCGCTCGTCGCCTTCCGCAACTGGATCGTCGAGGAAGCCGAGCGTGAGCCGCAGGGGCAGGTGCGGGAACCGTCACCAGCCCTCTGACAGCACCTTTTCCAGCATGACGGCGAAGAAGTCGGCACTCTCGCGGGAGAGACAGAGCGGCGGCTTGATCTTGAGAACGTTGAGATGGTCGCCGGTCGGCTGCATGATGACGCCGAGAT
It includes:
- a CDS encoding LysR family transcriptional regulator yields the protein MLPARRFLPSLSLLAAFEAAARTGSITAAAKELDLTQSAVSRQIKALENQIGVDLFVRERQTIRLTVAGESYAHEIREALRRISSASLNLRANPRGGTLNLAILPTFGARWLAPRLGRFLDANPGITINLVTRLSPFDFRLDAIDAAIHFGQSVWPGAELTLLMKETTIPACSPAFKAAHKIEQPADLLDVSLLHLTTRPDAWEKWFARSGVHAESVHGMLFDQFATASQAAMGGLGVALLPVFLIREELRRGELVPAIDKEVESSERYYLAYSRERANYPPLVAFRNWIVEEAEREPQGQVREPSPAL
- a CDS encoding NAD(P)/FAD-dependent oxidoreductase; translated protein: MLNDPRSHGLWEKTAPAAPRTSPLAGDLTADVAIVGGGYTGISAALHLAEKGVKVVLLEATEIGFGGAGRNVGLINGGMWVMPSEIPGVLGPIYGERLLDLLGNAPLLVRELVEKHGIDCEIEKNGTLHCAVGKSGLDEIKERCRQWAERGADVRILSAEETARRTGTTAYAGSLLDMRAGTLQPLAYVRGLAKAAIAAGATIHTGSAAVSTERTGDRWIVRTKGGSVSADWIIVASEFYSTGPWEAVRNEQVLLPYFNFATAPLPKELLKTILPGREGCWDTREVLSSFRMDRAGRLVFGSVGALRNTGLAVHRAWAKRALKKLFPALAGIEFEAEWYGRIGMTSDALPRFHAFAPKVVGFSGYNGRGIAPGTVFGKTIARRVLGELPEADLPLPVTAVQKASLRTLKGAYYEAGAQIAHFAGARV